Part of the Spea bombifrons isolate aSpeBom1 chromosome 3, aSpeBom1.2.pri, whole genome shotgun sequence genome, ATTGAGGAGGGTGATTGTGGTTAAAAGGAAGATTAAATGAGGTATGGATATGCCAGATGTGGAGAACGTTTTATTGGCTAAGTATGTTGAGTTTTGTGTAAGGATGAGTATGAAAGATACGGTGGGTAGTTGTATGTTGAAATTTGTGGCTGGAAATGAATTGCGAAAGTTTGGTTTGTGTGATTTGGATAGGAAGAGACCTGTTTGTTTTGAGTGTCCGTGGTTTTATGAGAGAATTGGAAAATGTATTAGGACGTATGGATTACAGGGGGTGTCTGTGGCTCAATGGAGGCCCAAAGGGACAATTTTAAGGGAATTGAGAGATTTGGAAATTATAGAATGGCTTGGGGGTTTAACTGAAGGTCAAAGTAGATGTATGTGGAACACGTTGGATAATAAGGATGTTTTGAATAGACtacacaaagtttgacaaagactgatggtagaattagtgcatggaaagagttaaaatactagcatttgaaataccccggggtgtctagttttcaaaaatatatggtttgatggagtaagttgcattggccggcttcaaaagatacccaaaatagcacatggggagATTTACCAggtttgcatacctgggaacttctgggctccggctacccggaacTTTCCCTTGCGGGaacgttaatgggagttcccgctgacgtcggcggcgttcccactgacgtgaaacacccccatttgaaagggaaatgggcggggagcggggcgtgtcaagaccctgctccctgGAGGATTCGgatcttgacccagagaaccggaggagcagcgctcactcggcaatctccgggtcaaacccggagagttcccaggtatgcagatttggaaaaaaatggttttgaaatagcaaaacactacttgtacttactgacccataacatgcagaaaaaaagcaaaaacacataaaaacattgggtatttctaaactcaggaaaaatagtagaatctatttagcaggtgttttcattagctttttatagatgaataaaagatttctcaagtaaaagttagaaacagtacttttttttccaaattttcaccatattgtatacttttttatagtaaataatatgatacaatcaaaacaatgacatctaaagaaagcccttcttgtcctgaaaaaaaaccaatatataacttgtatgggttcagtaaacgggaaagaataaaattacagctaaacacgggcaccgcagaaatgtaaaaacagccattgtcacggagggtacaaaaataaaatcagccattgtcatgaaggggttaatatacataataacGTTTGACCactgcttttgttttcccagtgAGATAACATACTACTTTTGATCTTGCGCCACTTGAtttttgtttactatttttCCAGCATTAGTTGGGATCTATTTAAATTCTATATTTGCAACAAAAATAGCATGCAGTTAACTTCATCACAGCCAGATCTTTTCTCAGAGCTCAAAAATACAAAGTCTGGTGAGAAAAGGATGGGCTGCGCTCTTCTGACGTGatcaggacaaaaaaaaaaaaccagcggACTCTTTTCCATGCTGCATTTTAACTCTGCGCTGATAATATTGAAGCACTACCAACACAGCAGCAACTATGTTTGCAGCTGGACCAACAAGAGGATGCTTGAGACTTAACAAGATCATGTTCAAATTTGCTGATAAACAGCTTATGGCTCTAAACCAAGCAAAGCCAAGAACAGTGTCCATTCTTAATTACTCCACCGAATTCAGCCCTGGAGGTAAGATTCATTAGGAAATAATATGTGATGTGGATCTTGGGAGAGTTGGGCAAAATGCTTGGTATTGTTAAGGGCATGTTAAAAGAATCATTCTAAACTTTATTTGTGAAAGCTGTAAATTGTGAGTAACTTAAGGTGAAATGACGCAAACTGTATTACATCagcaatttttaaaaatgaatacacacattattactaattatatttggttttacaaataaaacgatatttctaataaaatatgcttttcTGTGAACCagtacaaaaaagtattttaaaacagGCTAGTTATActaaaagtaaaagtaaagatTATGTATCCAGACACTTACTTGAGTATCAGACTCCATGGAGTAAGATAAATTCTCGTTCTCCAGATTttcaactgtttttttattttttacaaattgtCTGGAAAAGATCTTAACAAGTAACAGCTATTGTACCTGTTGTGTCTATAAGGTTTAAACAACAGTCCTGCTAAATTTGATTTTAACACTAGAATAAGTGTTACTTAGATTTATGGGAACTGTATCCTAAAATGTTTGAAACGCTACCACTACCCATTACCAATTCCCTCCTTGCACATAGACGTTACTGCCTCTGTCAGCAGCCATCTTCCCGAATTCCTACAAGAATACCAAGAAAAATGCCTGCTTGGCCTACCATATGATTGCATCCAATTGCAACAATTCAAGCATCCAATACCTTTGCTTGGGGTATGACTAGTGCATAGTTAGAGATAGGGCCTGccttattcattttgtattgAAGGAAAACATGATGTCTGCAGCAGAGAGAGCATAACTATAGGTATATAGCTATAAACCTAAATCAATGCAGGCTAGTGATTGCAGTTCCTCTATGACAGCTAGCCTAGTTGACGATGAGCAAAATTTGTACCTCTCGATGCATATCCCTCTTCTCATGTTTATGTTCATTATTTTGTCTACAGATGGTAGCATTAAAAGCAAAGTTCCACGCTATAAACCAACTAGTTTTGACAAGAAAATTCTTATGTGGACAGGACGTTTCAGATCAGAAGAGGACATTCCACCAACAATCTCGTAAGGACCATTACATTTTATCCAAGTTTATTTATTAGAGATATTGAATCGTTCAGATCTGTTCAACCATTACACACAAGTGTCACCATCTtttctcatatattttttttccaaaggttGTGTGCtgtatacaaaatattactGTTTAAGGAACACATTTACAGGCTCCATAAGAGAAATAATCCAGgaacaatataaaatagaaatcatttttaaataaaataacacaaatcatATAGTTTATACTGAGCATATATGATGCCTCTTGTAAACTACACAGAAGAATAGGTGGTCGTGGACTACCCTTATAAAGATAGGCTTAACAATGAATAAAGAGTGAGTACTGGGAGTGGGGAGTTGTTTAATTTCAATGAATTAGTTTTTATATTACTTAAtgtctttaattcattttataccCATCCACACTCTTCAAACCCTTCTCTATCTCCATAATCCTTATCCTGGTCTCTTTTCACCTGAGTTTAGTATCATTGTGCCATTTTGGCGTCATTTCAGTGTCTTTCTGTGAGCAGGGGTACACTAGTAAGTCCTTCTGCAATAACACAATGTACAAGTGAAAGTCATTGCTGCATGTGTAGCACTTAGCAACATTTTTGCTTGGAAGCCTGCTGGTGCCTGGCCTTGTTTATCAACCTCTTTATCATTTTCCTTGtcacaattttatttccatCTACTAAACAGCAGTGTTATGTTATAAAAATGATCCTGGTACAAAACTTTAAATAGATCATTAGCCTTCATAGTAACAATGGAATGGTCCTCCTGATTGCACTCAAATTGTTGTCATAGTTGCTGTTTACATATAACCCCAATATCTTACTAATTTTTAACGACTAAAAACCAGGATTGGAAAGCGGATGCACATAACTTTTATGTgccaaaatattgtttatacgAATACtaacaatgttaaaaaaatgttagcaGTGTTTAAAACAACACGTGCTCACTTCACTTATGGATGCTAGTGATGGGTTTCCATGCATGGGCCCACAGCTCCCAAtgcatatttatcagatggccCGGTTCGGGATGAAAGCCATCTATTGCCTGGGCCAATGGAACACTAGCCTGCTAGACATGTTATGAGCTTAATATCTCGATACCAGTTGGAGAATGGCTAAAAGAGATTAGGAATTGCTTCTCTAGGATACATGATCTCTCCCTTTTGGAGACACAATTTAAAGTAATAAACAAATGGTATTTAGTCCCGACCTGTGTCACCAGGATGTTTCCAGTAAACTCCAATACATGCTGGCGGTGTGAGCAATCTATTGGAACCTACATCCACATATGGTGGTCCTGCCCTAAAGTAAAAATTCTCTGGAAATAAACTCTTCTTTACTTAAAAAGAATTGACAATATTGTAATTCCAGAATCCCCGGCATCTTTATTACTCCACTTAGGTTGGCCCTCTTTAACTCAAACCCAATTAAATATAACCATCCATACCTGCATAGCAGTTAAGAAATTAATAGCTAAagaatggaaacaaaatagacattttattttgtctcaAGTGGCAAGCCAACTAAAATTCCAGATCAGAATGGAGAAAGAAGTATAGCGGATAACACATATGTCTTTTAAGAAAACACAAATATGGGAAACATGTCTTAAAAAAGTAGATATTACAAACTCACTTAGCAGTAATAACTAAGGCCTACCTCGCACCACTCTTTTCCCTAGCTCCATCTCTGATTTTATGTAGTTTTtgtatgctttctttttttttcttttttttgtttagaatgtTC contains:
- the FAM162B gene encoding protein FAM162B is translated as MFAAGPTRGCLRLNKIMFKFADKQLMALNQAKPRTVSILNYSTEFSPGDGSIKSKVPRYKPTSFDKKILMWTGRFRSEEDIPPTISLEMMARARNKARIKACYIMIGLTIVACFAVIVSGKKAAARHESLTSLNLAKKAKWRQEARNEATDVADQTKTG